The Chloroflexota bacterium genomic sequence CCCTGCTCGCCGCCCCTCCACCACTGGCATCCAGGTGCTGGGGGTGGGGGACCTGCTCACCAGGCTCGCCAACTGCTGTCAGCCTCTCCCCGGGGACCCTATTGTGGGCTATATCACCCGGAGCCGGGGTGTTACAGTCCACCGCCTGGACTGCTATAATATCCTCCACGAGGATGAAAAAGAAAGGCTGGTCCCCGTGGAGTGGGGGGAAAGGGCGGAGTTCTACCCGGTCTCCATCCATGTCGAGGGCTGGGACCGGGTGGGGCTGCTGCGGGATATCAGCACTGTGGTGGCCGAGGAGAAGATGAACATCACCTCCGCCAGCGTCTCGGAGGGTGACAGCAACACCTCTTCTATTGACCTTATTGTGGAGACCCGGGACATGACCCAGCTCAGCCGCCTTCTGGCCAGGATTGAGGGGGTGAGGGGGGTCACAAGTGCCCTGAGGTCAGGGGACAAAGGAGGCAGTTTTGGCAACAAAGTCAGCAGCTAAGGCAGCCCGCAAGAGCCAGAGAGGGTTCGGCAGGAACCAGGCGGTGAAGAGTGCTCTCAAGACCTTTATTCGCCAGGCCCAGGAGGCCATTGCCCGCAAGGATGTCAAGGAAGCTGGGGCTCTGGTGAAGAGGGCGGAGAGCGCCCTGGACGGGGCGGCGACCAAGGAGATTATTCATCCCAATGGTGCTGCCCGCAGGAAGTCCCGCCTCCTTGCCAAGTTCAACCAGGCCTTCCCTTCGGGGCCGGGGGCTTGAAGGGTGTTGACATCCGTCGCTTGGGCTGATAAACTGCCCTAGTGTTGAAACCCCTCTCGCGGGGTTATTATTTTTGCCTATGATTGGCTGGGAGGTTGGGTGCCAACAGTAAATCAGCTGGTAAAAAAGGCTCGCCGCCCTATCAGTAGAAAGATAAAGGCGGTGGCACTGCGCTATAGGCATAACACCTTGAAGAACCGTACCTGGAAGGAGAAAGGTGGCTCCCCCCAGAAGCGGGGGGTATGCATTGCCGTGAAGACCATGACTCCCAAGAAGCCCAACTCTGCCCTCCGGAAGATCGCCCGGGTGCGGCTCACCAACGGGATTGAGGTGACGGCCTATATCCCGGGGGAGGGCCATAACCTTCAGGAGCACTCGGTGGTCCTCTTGCGGGGGGGCAGAGTAAAGGACCTGCCCGGGGTGCGCTACCACATCATCCGGGGCACCCTCGATTTGGCAGGGGTAGATGCCCGCCGCCAGGGGCGAAGCCGCTATGGCGCTAAGAGGCCCAAGCCCGGGGAGGTAGCTGAGAAGCCCGTGCCCGCTAAGCCCGAGGCGGAGGAGTAGCCATGTCCAGGCGCGGTACGGCGGAAAGGCGGACTGTTGTCCCCGACCCCAAATACAACAGCACTTTAATAGCCCTGCTCATTAACCGGATGATGCTGCGGGGCCAGAAGGCCACTGCCGAAAAGATAGTTTACAGGGCACTGGAACTCATCCAGGCCAAGACCAAGAAAGACCCCATTTCCGTCCTGGAGCCGGCCATCCGCAATGCTACTCCCCTTCTGGAGGTGAAGCCCCGCCGGGTGGGGGGGGCGACCTATCAGGTCCCGATAGAGGTGCGCCAAAACCGGGGCTTCTCCCTGGCCCTCCGGTGGCTGGTGGCCGAGGCCCGCAAACGGCCAGGCAAGTCCATGATAGAGAAACTGGCCGGGGAGCTGATAGATGCCTCCCAGGGGGCGGGAGGGACCGTCAAGAAGCGGGAGGATACGCACAAGATGGCCGAGGCCAACAGGGCCTTTGTGCACTATCGATGGTAAATACGCCTCTTTCCCAGAAGGTCTCAAGCCCCGACAATTCTGTCGGGAAGGGAGAGGTATTTCCCCTGCACCTCATACGCAACATCGGCATCATCGCCCACATAGATGCCGGCAAGACCACCGTCACCGAGCGGACCCTGTATTATACTGGCCGGACCTACAAGATAGGGGAGGTGGATGAGGGAACGGCGGTGATGGACTGGATGGAGCAGGAAAGGGAGAGGGGCATAACCATCACCGCTGCCGCCACTACCTGCACCTGGAAGGACCACCTCATCAACATCATAGATACCCCGGGCCATGTGGACTTCACCGCTGAGGTAGAAAGAAGCCTGCGGGTCCTGGATGGGGGGGTGGTGGTCTTTGACGGGGTGGGTGGGGTGGAGCCACAGTCTGAGACCGTCTGGCGTCAGGCCAATAAATACGGTGTGCCCCGCATTTGCTTTGTAAACAAGATGGACAGGGTGGGGGCTAGCCTCCAAGTCACGGTGGCCCAGATAAAGGAAAGGCTGGGGGCCAGGCCCATCCCCATCCAGCTCCCCCTGGGCAAGGAGCAGGAGTTCCGGGGGGTGGTTGACCTGATTGAGATGAAGGCCTGGGCCTTCCTTGATGACCCCGCCCAGCCCCCACAGGAGGCCTTCCTCCAGCCACAGGAGGAGGGGGAGGTCTTCCTGGCCCGGGAGGCCCTGCTGGAAGGGCTGGCCGAGAGTGATGACCAGATGATGCTCTCCTATGTAGAGGGCCGGGAGGTCTCCTCCAGGGAGATAAGGGCGGCCATCAGGCGGGCCACCCTCTCGGGCCGGATGGTGCCTGTCCTCTGTGGCAGTGCCCTCAGGAATAAGGGCATTCAGCCCCTATTGGATGCTGTCCTCCTCTACTTGCCCTCCCCCCTGGACATGCCCCCGGTGAAGGGCCGGGACCTTCGCACTGGGCAGGAGACCTCCCGCACCCCTGACTCCCCCTTCAGTGCTCTGGCCTTCAAGGTGGTGGCTGACCCCTTCATGGGGCGGCTGGCCTATTTCCGGGTCTATTCTGGGGAGGTAAAGGCAGGGGCCCAGGTATATAACGCCACTCGAGGCACCAAGGAGCGCATTGGGCGCCTGTTGCGTATGCACGCCAACCGCCGGGAGGAGATAGACACCGTCCAGGCCGGGAACATCGCTGCCACCCTGGGCATGAAGAATACATTTACAGGTGATACCCTGTGCGATATGGCCCATCCCATCCTTCTGGAGACCATTTCCTTCCCGGAGCCCGTCATCTCGGTGTCCATTGAGCCCAAGACCAAGGCGGACCAGGACCGGCTTGCCGAGGCCCTCAACCGCCTCTCGGAGGAGGACCCCACCTTCAAGGTAAACCATGATAAGGAAACGGGCCAGACCCTTATCTCGGGCATGGGGGAGCTCCATCTGGAGGTGCTGGTGGACAGGATGCTGCGGGAGTTCAAGGTGGGGGCCCGGGTGGGGAAGCCCCAGGTCGCCTACAAGGAGACAATTACCCAGTCGGTGCGCTCGGAGGGGCGCTTTATCCGTCAGTTTGGTGGCCATGGTCAATATGGCCGCGTCTTTCTGGAGATAGAACCGGGGCCGCGGGGTAGCGGCTTTGTCTTTGAGGAGAATCTGAAGGGCGGGGCGATACCCAAGGAGTATATCGCTCCCGTGGAGGCAGGGGTGAGGGAGGCCCTGGACAATGGGGCCCTGGCCGGATACCCCATAACCGATATCCAGGTCGTTCTGGTGGATGGCAGCTACCACGAGGTGGATTCCTCGGAGATGGCATTCAAGATGGCAGGGTCCATCGGCTTAAAGGAGGGGGTGCTCAAGGCCAAACCTATCCTCCTTGAGCCGGTCGTGAAGATAGAGGTCGTAACCCCGGAGGAATTCATGGGGGAGGTCATCGCTGACCTCAGTAGCCGGCGGGGGCATCTGGAAGGGATAGAGGCGCGGGTGGGCTTTCAGATCATCCGGGCCCATGTCCCCCTGGCGGAGACTTTTGGCTATGCCACCCAGCTCCGCTCCCTTTCCCAGGGCCGCGCCAACTACTCCATGGAGTTTGAGCGCTATGAGGTCCTGCCCCAGGCCCTGACCGAACAGATTGCCCTCCGGGTGCGGGGGAAGATATCTAGCTAAGATGCCTAAACAGAGAATCAGGGTAAAGCTAAAGGCCTATGACCACCGCCTGCTGGACCAGTCGGTGGCCCGCATTGTGGAGACGGCGGAAAGGACAGGGGCCGTGGTGGTGGGGCCTGTTCCCCTCCCCACCCGGATCCATAAGTACTGCGTCATCCGCTCTCCCTTCATTGACAAGGACTCTCGGGAGCAGTTTGAGATCAGGGTCCACAAGCGGCTGATTGATATTGTGGACCCCGGTTCAAAGACAATAGATGCCCTCACCCAGCTCCAGCTCCCCTCGGGCGTAGACATCGAGATCGGGCTATGACAACGGGGGCTGGGACCCTCCCGGGGCTCATCGGCAGGAAGCTGGGCATGACCCAGCTATTCCGTGAGGATGGGGCCGTTATCCCCGTTACCGCCATTGAGGTCGGTCCCTGCACTGTGGTCCAGGTCAAGACCAGAGAAAAAGAGGGCTACAGCGCGGTTCAGATGGGCTTCGGAGAGAAAAAGCGCCTCACCAGCCCGGAGAAGGGACACCTCAAGGGGCTGGGGAGTTTCCGCCACTTGAGGGAGTTCCGGGTTGGGGAGGGAGTGGGGATAGAGGTGGGTCAGAAGTTCGATGTGGGCCTTTTCAAGCCCGGTGATATTGTGGATGTTACCGGGACCTCCAAGGGCAAGGGCTTTGCCGGGGTGGTCAAGCGCCATCACTTTTCCGGAGGGCCCAAGACCCATGGCCAGTCGGACCGCCACCGGGCCCCCGGCTCCATAGGCTCCGCTACCACCCCCGGCCGTGTCTATAAGGGGAAGAAGATGGCGGGGCATATGGGGAACGCGAGGGTAACTGTGATGGGTCAGGAGGTGGTCCAGGCTGACCCGGCCCGGAACCTCCTTCTGGTGAGGGGGGCCGTCCCCGGGCACCAGAATAGCCTGGTGCTCATCCAGAAGGGCCGTCCATGATAAAGACGCCTGTCCATAACCTGGAGGGCCAGGTGAAGGGGGAGATTGAGCTCCAGGGGGAGGTCTTTGGCCTGCCACCCAACCCGGCGGTGGTCCACCAGGCGGTGGTCCGCCATCTGGCCAACCGCCGGCTGGGGACCGTCTCCGTCCGCACCCGGGGGGAGGTGGCGGGGAGTGGCAGGAAGCTCTTCCCCCAGAAACATACCGGACGGGCCCGTGCCGGAGGCCTCCGGGCCCCCCAGCGCCGTGGCAGCGGCAAGGCCTTTGGGCCCAAGCCACGGGACTTCCACCAGCGGATGCCCAAGAAGATGCGTCGGCTGGCCATCAAATGCGCCCTCTCCGACAAACTTCGGGAAGGGGAGATGGTGGTGATAGGCGACCTCAACAACCTGCAGCCCAAGACCCGGGAGATGGAACAGCTCCTGGTGCGACTGGGGGTGGGGGGCTCGGCCCTGGTGGTGACCGAGAAGGCGGAGCCGGCGGTGGTCACAGCCGCCAGCAATCTGCCGGGTATCAAGACCCTGCCTGCCCCTCTCCTTAATACCTATGACATCCTCAAGTATGAGAAGCTGGTCATGACGGTAGAGGCTGTTCGCCAGGCTGAGGCCCTCTGGGGGAGGAAATAGTGCACTTCTCTCAGGTCCTGCGCCGTCCCCTTATTACCGAGAAGATGACCCGTCTGGGGGCGAAGAACAAGTATGCCTTCGAGGTGGACCCCCACGCCAACCGCCTGGAGGTGAGTGGGGCGGTGGAGAAAGCCTTCAATGTCAAGGTGGCCTCGGTCAACATCCTGTGGGTCAAGGGGAAGACAAAGAGGATGGGCCCCCGGCAGTTCGTCACCCCTTCCTGGAAGAAGGCGGTGGTTACCCTGCGGGAGGGCTACAAGCTCCAGCTCTTTGAGGGGGTATAAATTGGCGGTTAAGGTCTATAAGCCCACCTCCCCCGGCCGGCGGGGGATGACGGGCTATAGCTTTGAGGAGATCACCCGGACGGAGCCAGAGAAGTCCCTCCTCCGCCCCTGGAGGCAGAAGGCGGGAAGGAGTGGGGGCAAGATTACCGTCCGCCACCATGGAGGGGGGGCAAAGAAGCTCCTCAGGGTGATTGACTTCAAGCGGGACAAGCTGGGGATACCTGGCAAGGTGGTGTCAATAGAATACGACCCCCTGCGCTCGGGCCGCATCGCCCTGCTCCACTACCCCGATGGAGAGAAGCGCTATATCCTGGCCGCCCTGGGCCTTGGGGTGGGGGACAGCGTTGTCTCCGGTCCCGAGGCGGAGATAAAGGTGGGCAATGCCCTGCCCCTCCGGTTCATCCCTCCTGGCACCACTATCTACAATATTGAGCTTCAGAAGGGGAGGGGGGGCCAGCTGGTGCGCAGTGCCGGCACCTCGGCCCAGGTTATGGCCAGGGAAGGGGACTATGTAACTATCCGTTTGCCCTCAGGGGAGATGAGGAAGGTCCACGGGGAGTGCTATGCCACTGTGGGGCAGGTGGGGAACCTGGAGCACCAGAACATAGTCCTGGGCAAGGCCGGCAGGAAGCGACACCTGGGCATCCGGCCCACGGTGAGGGGTTCGGTCATGAGCCCCAGAGACCATCCCCACGGGGGCGGGGAGGGGAGGAGCCCGATTGGCATGCCGGGCCCCAAGACACCCTGGGGCAAGCCAGCCTTGGGCTACAAGACTAGAAAGAAGAGGAAGCCCTCGGGTAAAATGATAATCCAGCGAAGGAAGAAATGAGCCGTTCTCTTAAGAAGGGTCCTTTTATAGACGCCAAGCTTCTCAAGAAGGTCAAGGCTCAGGTCCAGGCCGGCACCAAGGCGGTGATAAAGACCTGGTCCCGGGCCTCCACCGTTATCCCCGAGATGGTGGGGCTGACTATTGCGGTCCACGATGGCCGCCGCCATGTCCCCAGCCTGATTACTGAGGATATGGTGGGGCACCGGCTGGGGGAGTTCGCCCCCACCCGCACCTTCCGGCGCCATGCTGGAAAGGCGGAAGCGACATTGCCCAAGAAGGAGGCGGGCGGTGCAAGTTAGAGCCCAGGTCAAGGGCCTGGGCTTTTCGGCCCGGAAGGCCCGGCTGGTGGTGGACCTGGTGCGGGGGAAGCCCGTGGATGAGGCCCTGGCCGTCCTTCGCTTTACCACCACCCCTATTGCGCTCTCCATAGCCAAGGTCCTCCGCTCCGCAGCGGCCAATGCGGAAAACAACTACCAGCTAAATCCCAGGGGGCTGAGGGTGGCCCAGATAATGGTCGGTGAGGGGCCCCGGATGAGGAGGGGCCGTCCTCAGGCAAGGGGGCGAATGAATCCCATCCAGCGCCTCTCCTGCCATGTCACAGTTATCGTGGAGGGTGAAAGTGGGGAATAAGGTCCATCCTGTTGGACTGCGCCTTGGCCTCAATCAGGAATGGCAGGCCCGGTGGTTTGCCGAAAAGGAGTATGCCAAGTACCTGGTGGAGGACATGAAGGTAAGAAGGGCCATGCAGCAGAAATACCGCGAGGCCGGGATATCCCGGGTGGATATTGAGCGGCAGTCTAATACCATGAATATCACCCTCCATACCTCCCGCCCCGGGGTGGTCATCGGCCGTGGCGGGCAACGGGTGGAGGAGGTGCGGCAACATCTGGAGAAGCTCACCGGCAATAAGGTGAAGCTTACCATCGAGGAGATCCGTCAGCCGGAGCTGGATGCCTATCTGGTAGCCAAAGGGGTGGCGGAGCAGATGGAGCGGCGGATAGCCTTCCGGCGGGCCATAAAGCAGGCCATAGCCCGCACCATCCAGGCTGGGGCCAAGGGGATAAGGATAATGTGCTCCGGAAGGCTGGGGGGGGGAGAGATAGCCCGGCGGCAGACCCTCAAAGAAGGCCGGCTGCCCCTGCAGACCCTGAGAGCAAATATAGACTTCGGTCTGGCCGAGGCCCGCACTACCATGGGCCGGATAGGGGTCAAGGTCTGGATCTACAAGGGGGATATTATCCCGGAGAAGAAGGCGCAAACAAGCGGAGGCAGCGATGCTACAGCCCAAAAGGGTTAAATACCGCAAGGTCCATCGGGGGCGCATGAAGGGCATGGCCCAGGGAGGCAATAGCCTGGCCTTCGGCGATTACGGCCTCCAGGCCCAGGAGCCCGTCTGGCTGACCGCCCGACAGATTGAGGCCGGCCGGCGGGCCATAACCCATCACCTCAAGCGGGGAGGCAAGATGTGGGTCCGGGTCTTCCCCGATAAGCCCGCCACCAAAAAGCCCTTGGAGACCCGCATGGGTGGCGGCAAGGGGAACCCCGAGTTCTGGGTGGCGGTGACAAGACCGGGCCGCATCCTCTTTGAGATTGCCGGGGTCAAAGAGGAGGATGCCCGGGAGGCCATGAGGCTGGCCGCCTTCAAACTGCCCATAGCCACCCGTTTTCTCTCCCGCTCTATTGAGGCGGCTGCCGGGTGAGAATAGCGGAGGTCCGGGCCCTGCGCCCCGAGGACCTTGAGAGGCAGTTAGAGGAGTCCCGGCGTGAGCTCTTTAACCTGAACTTCCGCCATGCCACCCGCCAACTGGTGAACAGCGCCGAGATAGGGAAGGTGAAGAAGAAGATAGCCCGGCTCCAGACAATATTGAGGGAGAAGGAAATTGGCCTGGAAAAAGAATAAGACCAGGGTGGGCTTGGTGGTCTCCAACAAGATGCAGAAGACCGTGGTGGTGGCGGTGGAGGCGGTGAAGCGCCACCCCCTCTACAGGAAGACTACCAGGCTAACCCGTAAATATAAGGTCCATGATGAGGAGCAGCGCTGCCAGATAGGGGACCAGGTCAAAATAGCTGAAACTCGCCCCCTTTCCAAGGAAAAAAGGTGGCGAGTGGTGGAGGTCCTGGTCCAGGGGAAGAAAGTCGCTTTGCCGGAAGAGGAGAAGGTTGATTCAAACCTACACCCGACTGAGGGTAGCGGATAATACCGGCGCCCGACAGATAATGTGCATCAACATCCCTGGTGGCACCCGCAGGAGGTATGCCCACCTGGGGGATGTGATCGTGGCCGCTGTGAAGCAGGCCATCCCAGGGGGGACGGTGAAGAAGGGGGATGTGGTCCGGGCTGTAGTGGTCCGTACCGTCAAGCCCACACGCCGCCACGATGGTTCCTATGTGCGCTTTGATGAAAATGCGGCGGTCATCATAGATGAGAAGAACAACCCCCGGGGCACCCGGGTCTTCGGCCCGGTGGCCCGGGAGCTGAGGGAGAAGAACTTCCTCAAGATTCTTTCCCTGGCGGCGGAGGTGGTGTAGTGAAGGTGAGGAAGGGGGATACCGTCCTGGTCATCAGTGGGAAAGACCGGGGGAAAAAGGGCAAGGTCCTCCGGGCCCTGCCCTCGGAGAGCCGGGTTATAGTGGAAGGGGCCAACATGATAAAACGCCATCTCCGGGCCCGGCCCCCGGCCCGCCAGGCTGGGGTCGTGGAGCGGGAGGCCCCTATCCATATCTCTGATGTCATGCTCCTCTGCCCCAAGTGCTCCCGGCCGGCCAGGGTGGGCTCCCGCTTTCTGGAGGATGGCAAGGTGGTCAGGGCCTGCCGGGCCTGCGGTGAGGTGATAGAGTGAAGCCCATGCCTCGCCTTAAGGAGAGGTATCAGCAAGAGGTGGTCCCCCGGCTGCTTAAGGAATTCAGCTACAAGACGGTGATGCAGGTCCCCCGCCTTCAGAAGGTGGTGCTCAACATCGGCCTGGGGGAGGTCACCACCAACCCCAAGGCCATGGAGGCGGCCCAAAAGGACCTGGAGGCCATCACAGGACAGCACCCTGTGATCACCAAGGCCCGCAGGTCCATATCCGCCTTCAAACTGCGCCAGGGGATGCCCATCGGGGTTATGGTCACCCTGCGCGGCAGGAGGATGTATGAATTCCTGGACAAGCTGGCCAATGTGGTCCTGCCCCGCATCCGGGACTTTCAGGGCCTTCCCCGCAATTCCTTTGATGGCCGGGGAAACTATACTCTGGGGCTCAAGGAGCAGCTGGCCTTTCCCGAGGTGGACTACGATAAGATAGACAAGGTAAGGGGGCTGGAGGTGGTCATCGTGACCACCTCCCGGAACCCGGAGGAGGGGAGGAAGCTCCTGGAACTCCTGGGGATGCCTTTGCAGAAAGGGTGATGAATGGCTAAAGTATCCAAGATAGTAAAATCCAAAAGGCCGCCCAAGTACAAGGTGCAGCAGCACAACCGTTGCGCCCTATGCGGTAGGCCCCGGGCCTATATGCGCAAGTTTGACCTCTGCCGCATCTGTTTTAGGGAGCTCGCCCTCAAGGGACAGGTCCCGGGGGTGAGGAAGTCCAGCTGGTAGGAAGATGATAAACGACCCTATTGCTGATATGCTCACCCGCCTGCGCAATGGCCTCATGGTCCGGCATGCATCGGTGCTGGTCCCGGCCTCCAGGACCAAGCTGGCCCTTGCCAAGATACTCAAGGAGGAGGGCTTCATCGCTGACTTTGAGGTCATCCGGGGAAAGCCCGCCAAGATAATCAAGGTAACCCTGAGATACCGGGACAAGGCCCAGGCCTATGTTACTGGGCTGAAGAGGGTTTCCCGTCCCGGTCTCCGGGTGTATGTTGGCCGGCGGGAGATACCCCGGGTCTATGGTGGCCTGGGCATAGCCATCCTCTCCACCCCCCAGGGGGTGATGACGGGGCAGGAAGCCTGGAAGCGCAAGCTGGGGGGGGAGCTCCTCTGCTATGTGTGGTGAGCTGATGGAATCTTTTGGGGGTATCAAGATATGTCGCGGGTAGGCCGCAAGCCCATCCCCATCCCTAAAGGGGTAGAGGTGCAGGTTGAAGGGAACCGGGTGACGGTAAAGGGGCCCCGGGGCTCCCTTTCCCGTTCCTTCCCTCCGGATATTGCCATGGCCCTGGAGGGAGACCAGATGGTGGTAAGTCGTCCCAGCGATGACCCCAAGCACCGGGCCCTCCACGGGCTGGTGAGGAGTCTTTTGAACAACATGGTCATCGGGGTGAGCCAGGGCTTTGAGAAATCCCTGGAGATAAGCGGGCTCGGCTATCGGGCCCAGAAGACGGGTGAGAAACTGGTCCTCCAGGTGGGATACTCCCACCCGGTGGAGTTCTCCCCTCCCCAGGGG encodes the following:
- the rpsG gene encoding 30S ribosomal protein S7, encoding MSRRGTAERRTVVPDPKYNSTLIALLINRMMLRGQKATAEKIVYRALELIQAKTKKDPISVLEPAIRNATPLLEVKPRRVGGATYQVPIEVRQNRGFSLALRWLVAEARKRPGKSMIEKLAGELIDASQGAGGTVKKREDTHKMAEANRAFVHYRW
- the rpsJ gene encoding 30S ribosomal protein S10 yields the protein MPKQRIRVKLKAYDHRLLDQSVARIVETAERTGAVVVGPVPLPTRIHKYCVIRSPFIDKDSREQFEIRVHKRLIDIVDPGSKTIDALTQLQLPSGVDIEIGL
- the fusA gene encoding elongation factor G; the encoded protein is MVNTPLSQKVSSPDNSVGKGEVFPLHLIRNIGIIAHIDAGKTTVTERTLYYTGRTYKIGEVDEGTAVMDWMEQERERGITITAAATTCTWKDHLINIIDTPGHVDFTAEVERSLRVLDGGVVVFDGVGGVEPQSETVWRQANKYGVPRICFVNKMDRVGASLQVTVAQIKERLGARPIPIQLPLGKEQEFRGVVDLIEMKAWAFLDDPAQPPQEAFLQPQEEGEVFLAREALLEGLAESDDQMMLSYVEGREVSSREIRAAIRRATLSGRMVPVLCGSALRNKGIQPLLDAVLLYLPSPLDMPPVKGRDLRTGQETSRTPDSPFSALAFKVVADPFMGRLAYFRVYSGEVKAGAQVYNATRGTKERIGRLLRMHANRREEIDTVQAGNIAATLGMKNTFTGDTLCDMAHPILLETISFPEPVISVSIEPKTKADQDRLAEALNRLSEEDPTFKVNHDKETGQTLISGMGELHLEVLVDRMLREFKVGARVGKPQVAYKETITQSVRSEGRFIRQFGGHGQYGRVFLEIEPGPRGSGFVFEENLKGGAIPKEYIAPVEAGVREALDNGALAGYPITDIQVVLVDGSYHEVDSSEMAFKMAGSIGLKEGVLKAKPILLEPVVKIEVVTPEEFMGEVIADLSSRRGHLEGIEARVGFQIIRAHVPLAETFGYATQLRSLSQGRANYSMEFERYEVLPQALTEQIALRVRGKISS
- the rplD gene encoding 50S ribosomal protein L4, with amino-acid sequence MIKTPVHNLEGQVKGEIELQGEVFGLPPNPAVVHQAVVRHLANRRLGTVSVRTRGEVAGSGRKLFPQKHTGRARAGGLRAPQRRGSGKAFGPKPRDFHQRMPKKMRRLAIKCALSDKLREGEMVVIGDLNNLQPKTREMEQLLVRLGVGGSALVVTEKAEPAVVTAASNLPGIKTLPAPLLNTYDILKYEKLVMTVEAVRQAEALWGRK
- the rplW gene encoding 50S ribosomal protein L23, producing the protein MHFSQVLRRPLITEKMTRLGAKNKYAFEVDPHANRLEVSGAVEKAFNVKVASVNILWVKGKTKRMGPRQFVTPSWKKAVVTLREGYKLQLFEGV
- the rplF gene encoding 50S ribosomal protein L6, whose product is MSRVGRKPIPIPKGVEVQVEGNRVTVKGPRGSLSRSFPPDIAMALEGDQMVVSRPSDDPKHRALHGLVRSLLNNMVIGVSQGFEKSLEISGLGYRAQKTGEKLVLQVGYSHPVEFSPPQGVNLQVEGPTRIRVQGTDKEKVGLAAAQLRAVRPPDPYKGKGIRYSDERPRLKPGKAGKAAKEK
- the rpmC gene encoding 50S ribosomal protein L29, coding for MRIAEVRALRPEDLERQLEESRRELFNLNFRHATRQLVNSAEIGKVKKKIARLQTILREKEIGLEKE
- the rpsL gene encoding 30S ribosomal protein S12; this translates as MPTVNQLVKKARRPISRKIKAVALRYRHNTLKNRTWKEKGGSPQKRGVCIAVKTMTPKKPNSALRKIARVRLTNGIEVTAYIPGEGHNLQEHSVVLLRGGRVKDLPGVRYHIIRGTLDLAGVDARRQGRSRYGAKRPKPGEVAEKPVPAKPEAEE
- the rplB gene encoding 50S ribosomal protein L2 produces the protein MAVKVYKPTSPGRRGMTGYSFEEITRTEPEKSLLRPWRQKAGRSGGKITVRHHGGGAKKLLRVIDFKRDKLGIPGKVVSIEYDPLRSGRIALLHYPDGEKRYILAALGLGVGDSVVSGPEAEIKVGNALPLRFIPPGTTIYNIELQKGRGGQLVRSAGTSAQVMAREGDYVTIRLPSGEMRKVHGECYATVGQVGNLEHQNIVLGKAGRKRHLGIRPTVRGSVMSPRDHPHGGGEGRSPIGMPGPKTPWGKPALGYKTRKKRKPSGKMIIQRRKK
- the rpsC gene encoding 30S ribosomal protein S3 — encoded protein: MGNKVHPVGLRLGLNQEWQARWFAEKEYAKYLVEDMKVRRAMQQKYREAGISRVDIERQSNTMNITLHTSRPGVVIGRGGQRVEEVRQHLEKLTGNKVKLTIEEIRQPELDAYLVAKGVAEQMERRIAFRRAIKQAIARTIQAGAKGIRIMCSGRLGGGEIARRQTLKEGRLPLQTLRANIDFGLAEARTTMGRIGVKVWIYKGDIIPEKKAQTSGGSDATAQKG
- the rplP gene encoding 50S ribosomal protein L16, with protein sequence MLQPKRVKYRKVHRGRMKGMAQGGNSLAFGDYGLQAQEPVWLTARQIEAGRRAITHHLKRGGKMWVRVFPDKPATKKPLETRMGGGKGNPEFWVAVTRPGRILFEIAGVKEEDAREAMRLAAFKLPIATRFLSRSIEAAAG
- the rplX gene encoding 50S ribosomal protein L24, with translation MKVRKGDTVLVISGKDRGKKGKVLRALPSESRVIVEGANMIKRHLRARPPARQAGVVEREAPIHISDVMLLCPKCSRPARVGSRFLEDGKVVRACRACGEVIE
- the rplN gene encoding 50S ribosomal protein L14, translated to MIQTYTRLRVADNTGARQIMCINIPGGTRRRYAHLGDVIVAAVKQAIPGGTVKKGDVVRAVVVRTVKPTRRHDGSYVRFDENAAVIIDEKNNPRGTRVFGPVARELREKNFLKILSLAAEVV
- a CDS encoding type Z 30S ribosomal protein S14, which encodes MAKVSKIVKSKRPPKYKVQQHNRCALCGRPRAYMRKFDLCRICFRELALKGQVPGVRKSSW
- the rpsQ gene encoding 30S ribosomal protein S17, whose translation is MAWKKNKTRVGLVVSNKMQKTVVVAVEAVKRHPLYRKTTRLTRKYKVHDEEQRCQIGDQVKIAETRPLSKEKRWRVVEVLVQGKKVALPEEEKVDSNLHPTEGSG
- the rpsT gene encoding 30S ribosomal protein S20 — protein: MATKSAAKAARKSQRGFGRNQAVKSALKTFIRQAQEAIARKDVKEAGALVKRAESALDGAATKEIIHPNGAARRKSRLLAKFNQAFPSGPGA
- the rpsH gene encoding 30S ribosomal protein S8 — encoded protein: MINDPIADMLTRLRNGLMVRHASVLVPASRTKLALAKILKEEGFIADFEVIRGKPAKIIKVTLRYRDKAQAYVTGLKRVSRPGLRVYVGRREIPRVYGGLGIAILSTPQGVMTGQEAWKRKLGGELLCYVW
- the rpsS gene encoding 30S ribosomal protein S19, yielding MSRSLKKGPFIDAKLLKKVKAQVQAGTKAVIKTWSRASTVIPEMVGLTIAVHDGRRHVPSLITEDMVGHRLGEFAPTRTFRRHAGKAEATLPKKEAGGAS
- the rplV gene encoding 50S ribosomal protein L22; the protein is MQVRAQVKGLGFSARKARLVVDLVRGKPVDEALAVLRFTTTPIALSIAKVLRSAAANAENNYQLNPRGLRVAQIMVGEGPRMRRGRPQARGRMNPIQRLSCHVTVIVEGESGE
- the rplC gene encoding 50S ribosomal protein L3; this translates as MTTGAGTLPGLIGRKLGMTQLFREDGAVIPVTAIEVGPCTVVQVKTREKEGYSAVQMGFGEKKRLTSPEKGHLKGLGSFRHLREFRVGEGVGIEVGQKFDVGLFKPGDIVDVTGTSKGKGFAGVVKRHHFSGGPKTHGQSDRHRAPGSIGSATTPGRVYKGKKMAGHMGNARVTVMGQEVVQADPARNLLLVRGAVPGHQNSLVLIQKGRP
- the rplE gene encoding 50S ribosomal protein L5 — encoded protein: MPRLKERYQQEVVPRLLKEFSYKTVMQVPRLQKVVLNIGLGEVTTNPKAMEAAQKDLEAITGQHPVITKARRSISAFKLRQGMPIGVMVTLRGRRMYEFLDKLANVVLPRIRDFQGLPRNSFDGRGNYTLGLKEQLAFPEVDYDKIDKVRGLEVVIVTTSRNPEEGRKLLELLGMPLQKG